The sequence TTCATACCAGCTGTCGATGGGCACATACAGACCGCTGGTCTTCGATCTGGCCCAGAGATGGCCAGTACAGGTGACTTCCAGCACGGCGTCCTTCCCCGCTCCAACTTTGGTCATCTTCGTGAAAAGATGGGTACTGGCAATCTCCGAATACTCATCAAAAAGCTCTTTCCAGATCTTCCGAAGGTCATCTTTCTTGAGCCCATGGTAGTTGTATTGGGGAGAGTAGAGGGCCATGACCTTTGCAAGGTCGTGGGTTTTGATGGCTTCTTCGGCCTGCTCAAAGGTCTCGACGACGGCTTTGAGCGTGGCCACGTCAACCTCGATCACCGAACCGGATGGAGGAACGACGATTTTGGCCTCTGCTATCCCGATACCAGCAAGAAAGCTGAT is a genomic window of Candidatus Nitrospira kreftii containing:
- a CDS encoding hypothetical protein (conserved protein of unknown function), whose protein sequence is MSLQGRSLLRVVHLTILISFLAGIGIAEAKIVVPPSGSVIEVDVATLKAVVETFEQAEEAIKTHDLAKVMALYSPQYNYHGLKKDDLRKIWKELFDEYSEIASTHLFTKMTKVGAGKDAVLEVTCTGHLWARSKTSGLYVPIDSWYEEIHYLVLEDGTWRIRGNVGESPRVLPFGTAPHPLF